From one Triticum aestivum cultivar Chinese Spring chromosome 4B, IWGSC CS RefSeq v2.1, whole genome shotgun sequence genomic stretch:
- the LOC123095025 gene encoding transcription factor MYB44-like — protein sequence MSPSFFPSTSGSDADACERNGLPHAVKKMWTKTEDDLLREQVRRCGGPHNWDAICRGLPGRNSKSCRVCWCQHLDPRVGAVKPFTPEEDMLIVKYQDTYGNRLSTIAEFLSGRTDNAIKNRWNSVLHKHAPSLQGHPRLWAPSIARQAMSPEVMPGCLPLFPLMSGDVRMSLRSTEDVSEAETCPAERECLELFPLAPGDITGNTGATALSVMSCGADDPLTELRLWPAARVVFDVMPLQAYRM from the coding sequence ATGTCGCCGTCGTTCTTCCCGAGCACGTCGGGCTCCGACGCCGACGCCTGCGAACGCAACGGCTTGCCACACGCGGTCAAGAAGATGTGGACCAAGACAGAGGACGACCTGCTGCGGGAGCAGGTGCGTCGGTGCGGCGGCCCGCACAACTGGGACGCCATCTGCCGAGGGCTGCCCGGCCGCAACTCCAAATCGTGCCGCGTGTGCTGGTGCCAGCACCTCGACCCCAGGGTGGGGGCCGTCAAGCCCTTCACCCCTGAGGAGGACATGCTCATCGTCAAGTACCAGGACACATACGGCAACCGCTTGTCCACCATCGCCGAGTTCCTCTCCGGCCGCACCGACAACGCCATCAAGAACCGCTGGAACTCCGTCCTCCACAAGCACGCGCCCTCCTTGCAGGGGCACCCGCGCCTGTGGGCTCCTTCCATCGCCCGACAGGCCATGAGCCCCGAGGTCATGCCGGGATGCCTGCCGCTGTTTCCTCTGATGAGCGGGGATGTCAGGATGTCCCTTCGTTCGACCGAGGACGTGTCAGAGGCTGAGACATGTCCGGCGGAGAGGGAGTGCCTCGAGCTGTTCCCTCTGGCGCCCGGGGATATCACGGGCAACACGGGTGCTACGGCGTTGAGTGTCATGTCATGCGGAGCAGACGACCCGCTCACCGAGCTGAGGCTCTggccggcggcgagggtggtgttcgacGTAATGCCGCTGCAGGCTTACCGGATGTAG
- the LOC100873108 gene encoding transcription factor MYB44: MMPTSGNDAGACDGDGSPHGVKKMWTKEEDDLLREQVRRCGGPHNWDSICRGLPGRNSKSCRLRWCQHLDPRVEAVKPFTIQEDMLIVKYQATYGNRWSTIADFLSGRTDNAVKNRWNSVLRKRQEHAPSQQGQTRPWAPSAARQAAGPEVTPRCLPLFPGSAEEVWEADTSAAARKCLDLFPLAPGDIRADVDAAAPPSDMACGAGDPLTELRLWPAPRVVFDVMPLQAYRM, translated from the coding sequence ATGATGCCGACGTCGGGCAACGACGCCGGCGCCTGCGACGGTGACGGCTCGCCGCACGGGGTCAAGAAGATGTGGACCAAGGAGGAGGACGACCTgctgcgggagcaggtgcggcgcTGCGGCGGCCCGCACAACTGGGACTCCATCTGCCGAGGGCTGCCCGGCCGCAACTCCAAGTCGTGCCGCCTCCGCTGGTGCCAGCACCTCGACCCCAGGGTGGAGGCCGTCAAGCCCTTCACCATCCAGGAGGACATGCTCATCGTCAAGTACCAGGCCACCTACGGCAACCGCTGGTCCACCATCGCCGATTTCCTCTCCGGCCGCACCGACAATGCCGTCAAGAATCGCTGGAACTCTGTCCTCCGCAAGCGCCAGGAGCACGCCCCCTCCCAACAGGGCCAGACGCGCCCGTGGGCTCCTTCCGCTGCCCGACAGGCCGCGGGCCCCGAGGTCACGCCGCGGTGCCTGCCGCTGTTCCCTGGTTCGGCCGAGGAGGTGTGGGAGGCTGACACATCtgcggcggcgaggaagtgcctCGACCTGTTCCCTCTGGCGCCCGGGGATATCAGGGCCGATGTGGATGCAGCGGCGCCGCCCAGTGACATGGCTTGCGGAGCAGGCGACCCGCTCACCGAGCTGAGGCTCTGGCCGGCGCCGAGAGTGGTGTTCGACGTAATGCCGCTCCAGGCTTACCGGATGTAG